The Thomasclavelia ramosa DSM 1402 genome includes a region encoding these proteins:
- a CDS encoding septum site-determining protein MinC, giving the protein MHIKVKGVNNHLVFVLDDNQDFNSLMNELESLLESPLLKSDGYYPRAFFDFKSRILSIHELLRLLDLLFSKQVLLFDGINMAKVEKKNKIKVINKTVHAGEILELDQDALIIGQVNPGAIVRFKGKLYVMGRVSGLVEGLNARAKISGQFFKNAHVRINGVSRRNYTSYELTMLYYKDNEIFLDKGDMIYV; this is encoded by the coding sequence ATGCATATCAAAGTAAAAGGAGTTAATAATCATCTAGTTTTTGTTTTAGATGATAATCAAGATTTTAATAGTTTAATGAATGAATTGGAAAGTCTCTTGGAATCACCATTGCTTAAAAGTGATGGCTATTATCCGAGGGCTTTTTTTGATTTTAAAAGTCGAATTTTAAGTATTCATGAATTATTAAGATTATTGGATTTATTATTTAGTAAGCAGGTATTATTGTTTGATGGAATCAATATGGCCAAAGTAGAGAAGAAAAATAAGATTAAAGTAATCAACAAAACTGTTCATGCTGGAGAAATTTTAGAATTGGATCAAGATGCTTTGATTATTGGTCAAGTTAATCCCGGAGCTATTGTTAGATTTAAAGGAAAGTTGTATGTAATGGGGCGCGTCAGTGGATTGGTTGAGGGATTAAATGCTCGAGCAAAAATTAGTGGACAATTCTTTAAAAATGCCCATGTTAGAATTAATGGGGTATCTCGACGAAATTATACAAGTTATGAACTTACGATGCTTTATTATAAGGACAACGAAATATTCTTAGATAAGGGGGATATGATATATGTCTAG
- a CDS encoding M23 family metallopeptidase codes for MSDLDDVRKRMQKRRGTNKKPLNDDNFKRFYNFMVKFMVVILVVLVSMSYIKINPDSNIKKMILNDTNYKAVTSWISDNLFSFLPSDDVSVSSGVEYQHVKDDYYKNNSNEVLSIEAGRVIATGNDENLSGYVVILGKNDVEITYSNIDNVMVTLYDEVDQGMVLGSYQDQFVLQFEHLGKEISYEEYQRME; via the coding sequence ATGAGTGATCTAGATGATGTAAGAAAAAGAATGCAAAAGCGCCGGGGCACTAATAAAAAGCCATTAAATGATGATAATTTTAAGCGATTCTATAATTTTATGGTAAAGTTTATGGTCGTAATTTTAGTGGTTTTAGTATCAATGTCATATATTAAAATCAATCCGGATTCTAATATTAAGAAAATGATTTTGAATGATACTAATTATAAAGCGGTAACAAGCTGGATATCTGATAATTTATTTTCTTTTTTGCCAAGTGATGATGTTAGTGTTTCTAGTGGCGTGGAGTATCAGCATGTTAAAGATGACTATTATAAAAATAATAGTAATGAGGTATTAAGTATTGAAGCTGGGCGCGTAATTGCAACTGGTAATGATGAAAACTTGAGCGGATATGTAGTAATTCTAGGCAAGAATGATGTAGAAATTACTTATAGTAATATTGATAATGTAATGGTGACATTGTATGACGAGGTAGATCAAGGGATGGTTTTAGGTAGTTATCAAGATCAGTTTGTTTTACAGTTTGAACATTTAGGTAAGGAAATTAGTTATGAAGAGTATCAAAGGATGGAGTGA
- the minD gene encoding septum site-determining protein MinD, producing MSRVIVVTSGKGGVGKSSVSVNLASALAFSKFKVCLIDGDFGLKNLDVMMGLENRVVYDLNDVVEGRCTIEQVLVKDKRIDGLSLLPSCKSLSFENLDTEIMNSLIERLNKDYDFIIVDSPAGVEKGFQYSASLANEAIVVVNLDVSSLRDADRVVGLLMKKGINTINMIINKVNVDDIEGARSLTVEDAQEILSLPLLGIVYDSHDMIEANNRGVPIFLNNQHLLHSCFVNISKRILGQQVPYAKYKKKSLIRRFFYS from the coding sequence ATGTCTAGAGTTATTGTAGTTACTTCCGGAAAAGGTGGGGTAGGTAAAAGTAGTGTTAGCGTTAATCTGGCTAGTGCCTTAGCTTTTTCAAAATTTAAAGTATGTTTAATTGATGGTGATTTTGGATTGAAGAATTTGGATGTGATGATGGGGTTAGAAAATCGTGTAGTTTATGATTTAAATGACGTCGTTGAAGGCCGCTGTACAATTGAACAAGTATTAGTTAAGGATAAGCGTATAGATGGATTGAGCTTATTACCGTCATGTAAATCTTTATCATTTGAAAATCTAGATACAGAAATAATGAATTCATTAATTGAACGATTAAATAAAGATTATGATTTTATTATTGTGGACAGTCCAGCTGGAGTCGAAAAAGGTTTTCAATATTCTGCTTCATTAGCTAATGAAGCAATTGTTGTTGTCAATTTAGATGTATCATCATTACGTGATGCCGATCGTGTTGTTGGTTTATTGATGAAAAAGGGAATTAATACTATTAATATGATCATTAATAAAGTTAATGTTGATGATATTGAAGGAGCTCGCTCATTAACGGTGGAAGATGCTCAAGAGATTTTATCATTACCGCTGCTAGGGATTGTTTACGATAGCCATGATATGATTGAAGCTAATAATCGTGGTGTGCCGATTTTCTTAAATAATCAACATTTATTACATAGCTGTTTTGTTAATATTTCAAAGCGCATACTCGGGCAGCAAGTACCTTATGCTAAATATAAAAAGAAAAGTTTAATTCGTCGATTTTTTTATTCATAA
- a CDS encoding rod shape-determining protein MreD, translating into MNKQLYRYYLVMALSFVVDSIISYYLPYNFDKLGITIVPCVSLMMFTLLNNTIGDEHRYIFATVTGLYYAIVYANSLLIYVLLYCVYAFFGKKYTKLATYTLLEMFIAVIVTIIAQEVVIYWLVWITNVTQLSIVAFLTNRLLPTLGANLLLIAPVYFIHKKLGFEGKVNAYQSKRS; encoded by the coding sequence ATGAATAAGCAATTATATCGTTATTATCTAGTGATGGCATTAAGTTTTGTTGTTGATAGCATTATTAGTTATTATTTACCGTATAATTTTGATAAATTAGGAATAACAATTGTTCCTTGTGTTAGTTTGATGATGTTCACATTGCTGAATAATACAATTGGTGATGAACACCGATACATATTTGCAACTGTGACTGGACTTTATTATGCGATTGTCTACGCAAATAGTTTACTGATTTATGTGTTGCTTTATTGTGTTTATGCTTTTTTTGGAAAGAAATATACTAAATTAGCAACTTATACCCTTTTAGAGATGTTTATCGCCGTAATTGTGACAATAATCGCCCAAGAAGTTGTGATATATTGGTTAGTGTGGATAACAAATGTTACGCAGCTATCAATCGTAGCTTTCTTGACAAATCGTCTTTTACCGACGTTAGGAGCTAATTTATTATTGATTGCACCAGTATATTTTATCCACAAGAAATTAGGATTCGAGGGTAAAGTCAATGCATATCAAAGTAAAAGGAGTTAA
- a CDS encoding valine--tRNA ligase codes for MSKQLEPKYNHHKVEEGKYRHWIDKKYFEAGDTSKKPYSIVIPPPNVTGKLHLGHAWDTTLQDMIIRYKRMQGYDALWLPGMDHAGIATQAKVEARMREEGISRYDLGRDGFLEKAWSWKEEYASIIRAQWEKLGLSLDYSKERFTLDDGLSEAVKEVFVKLYNEGLIYQGKRIINWDPVQRTALSNIEVIHKEIEGAMYYFKYQIVDSDEQLIIATTRPETMFADQAIFVHPDDERYTHLVGKKAINPANGEALPIMADSYIDMSFGTAVMKCTPAHDPNDFALAKKYNLEMPICMNDDGTMNELAHKYAGMDRFACREALVADFKAAGVVDHIEKHMHQVGHSERSNAIVEPYLSKQWFVKMEPLAKAALENQLKDSKVNFVPERFEKTFNQWMENIEDWCISRQLWWGHQVPAWYHKETGEVYVGKNPPADLENWKQDEDVLDTWFSSALWPFSTLGWPNTDSELFKRYFPTNTLVTGYDIIFFWVSRMIFQSLHFTEERPFEHVLIHGLIRDEQGRKMSKSLGNGVDPMDVIDEYGADTLRFFLTTNSAPGMDLRYIPEKLEASWNFINKIWNSARFVLMNIDDEMKFEELSFDNLNLCDKWILNRLNEVIREVDINMDKFEFVNVGSELYKFIWDDFCSWYIELTKVHLNSTNDTEKQASLNTLVYVLNAIVKMLHPFMPFVTEEIFQAIPHLEESICIAIWPEVNDHFTDESINDQFTYLIDIVKGIREIRTQYTIKNAIEVPYVINTKNDDLEGLLNKCLPYIKKLCNAVCSGYNLNAAGEVANITIKGGNSLLVELGDYIDKDAEKEKLANQLKKLEGEIKRCQNMLANEKFTSKAPKEKVELERNKLADYQSKYDAVKEKLEQM; via the coding sequence ATGAGCAAACAACTGGAACCGAAGTATAATCATCATAAAGTAGAAGAAGGAAAATATCGTCATTGGATCGATAAAAAATATTTTGAAGCTGGTGATACTAGCAAAAAGCCGTATTCAATTGTTATTCCCCCACCTAATGTAACTGGTAAATTACACTTAGGTCATGCTTGGGATACAACTTTACAAGATATGATCATCCGTTATAAAAGAATGCAAGGTTATGATGCTTTGTGGCTGCCGGGAATGGATCATGCGGGTATTGCAACTCAAGCTAAGGTAGAGGCAAGGATGCGTGAAGAAGGTATTTCTCGTTATGATCTTGGTCGTGATGGCTTTTTAGAAAAAGCATGGTCATGGAAGGAAGAATATGCTTCAATTATTCGAGCTCAATGGGAAAAATTAGGTTTATCATTAGATTATTCTAAAGAACGTTTTACTTTAGATGATGGTTTAAGCGAAGCAGTTAAAGAAGTATTTGTTAAATTATATAATGAAGGATTGATTTACCAAGGGAAACGGATCATTAATTGGGACCCAGTTCAAAGAACGGCATTAAGTAACATTGAAGTGATTCATAAAGAAATTGAAGGGGCGATGTATTATTTTAAATATCAAATCGTTGATAGTGATGAACAATTAATTATTGCGACAACACGTCCTGAAACAATGTTTGCCGATCAAGCTATATTTGTGCACCCTGATGATGAACGTTATACTCACCTAGTCGGGAAAAAAGCAATCAATCCAGCTAATGGTGAAGCGTTACCAATCATGGCTGATAGCTATATTGATATGTCATTTGGGACAGCGGTAATGAAATGTACCCCTGCTCATGACCCTAATGACTTTGCGTTAGCAAAAAAATATAACTTAGAAATGCCAATTTGTATGAATGATGACGGAACTATGAATGAACTGGCACATAAATATGCAGGAATGGATCGTTTTGCTTGTCGAGAGGCTTTGGTTGCTGATTTTAAAGCAGCTGGGGTTGTTGACCATATTGAAAAACATATGCATCAGGTGGGGCATTCAGAAAGAAGTAATGCAATCGTTGAACCATATTTATCAAAACAATGGTTTGTTAAAATGGAGCCATTAGCTAAGGCAGCTTTAGAAAATCAGTTAAAGGATTCTAAAGTAAATTTTGTCCCTGAACGTTTTGAAAAAACATTTAATCAGTGGATGGAAAATATTGAAGACTGGTGTATATCTCGTCAATTATGGTGGGGACATCAAGTACCGGCTTGGTATCATAAAGAAACCGGTGAAGTTTATGTTGGGAAAAATCCACCTGCTGATTTAGAAAACTGGAAACAAGACGAAGATGTCCTAGATACATGGTTTTCAAGTGCACTATGGCCATTTTCAACACTTGGATGGCCTAATACCGATAGTGAATTATTTAAGCGTTATTTTCCTACCAATACTTTAGTTACAGGGTACGATATTATTTTCTTCTGGGTGAGCAGAATGATTTTCCAATCATTACACTTCACTGAGGAAAGACCATTCGAACATGTTTTAATTCATGGTTTGATTCGTGATGAACAAGGGAGAAAGATGTCAAAATCGTTAGGCAATGGTGTTGATCCGATGGATGTTATTGATGAATATGGTGCTGATACATTACGCTTCTTCTTAACAACTAATTCGGCACCAGGAATGGATTTGCGTTATATTCCGGAAAAATTAGAAGCATCATGGAACTTTATCAATAAAATTTGGAATAGTGCTCGTTTTGTTTTAATGAATATTGATGATGAAATGAAATTTGAAGAATTATCATTTGATAATCTAAATCTTTGTGATAAATGGATTTTAAATCGTTTAAATGAAGTGATTCGTGAAGTAGATATTAACATGGATAAATTTGAATTTGTTAATGTTGGTAGTGAGTTATATAAATTTATTTGGGATGACTTCTGTTCATGGTATATTGAACTTACAAAAGTACATTTAAATAGTACTAATGATACAGAAAAACAGGCAAGTTTAAATACATTAGTTTATGTTTTAAATGCGATTGTTAAAATGCTGCATCCATTCATGCCATTTGTAACTGAAGAAATCTTCCAGGCAATTCCACATTTAGAAGAATCTATTTGTATTGCTATCTGGCCAGAAGTAAATGATCATTTTACTGATGAAAGTATTAATGATCAATTTACATATTTAATCGATATTGTAAAAGGTATCCGTGAAATCAGAACACAATATACGATTAAAAATGCAATTGAAGTGCCATACGTGATCAATACTAAAAACGATGATCTAGAAGGATTGTTAAATAAATGTTTACCTTACATCAAGAAATTATGTAATGCAGTTTGTTCAGGTTATAATCTTAATGCTGCTGGTGAGGTTGCAAATATTACAATTAAAGGTGGCAATTCATTATTAGTTGAATTAGGGGATTATATTGATAAAGATGCTGAAAAAGAAAAATTAGCTAATCAACTTAAAAAGTTAGAAGGAGAAATTAAACGTTGTCAAAATATGTTGGCAAATGAGAAGTTCACTTCAAAAGCTCCAAAAGAAAAAGTTGAACTAGAAAGAAATAAATTAGCGGATTATCAATCTAAGTATGATGCTGTAAAAGAAAAATTAGAACAAATGTAA
- a CDS encoding SPOR domain-containing protein — protein sequence MKIVRLVVVLAVALSICFCGIYLKFFSTINSYINTYIVQVGIYKQDENANEMIKKLSDLGKPNYKYQKDNNFVVITGVFLDEKEAKDMGNTISESGITCVIKQTKFESSFKEVIEKQDYEAIIKELGS from the coding sequence ATGAAAATAGTAAGACTTGTAGTAGTGTTAGCAGTTGCTTTATCAATTTGTTTTTGTGGAATCTATTTGAAGTTTTTTTCAACGATCAATAGTTATATTAATACTTACATAGTTCAAGTAGGAATATATAAACAAGATGAAAACGCTAATGAAATGATAAAAAAGTTATCAGATTTAGGGAAACCGAATTATAAGTATCAAAAAGATAATAATTTCGTAGTGATAACAGGTGTGTTTTTGGATGAAAAGGAGGCAAAGGACATGGGGAATACAATTAGTGAAAGTGGAATCACATGTGTAATAAAACAAACGAAATTCGAAAGTAGTTTTAAAGAGGTTATTGAAAAACAAGATTATGAAGCAATTATTAAAGAATTAGGATCATGA
- the mreC gene encoding rod shape-determining protein MreC — protein sequence MNNRKKQRNKRIVLIITVAIVVFSTISLVFSRTQGGLERMVSDSIAAIEYYVVKKPVEFVSNLFSEYNELKDVYKENKILKAKLSSYASVEVNTDVLSKEIDELKKMLNIEYLPTDYNVKTTSFVRESDDWNNEITIDLGSLAGVSKDMVVISSKGMIGKVTSVTEVTARVQLLTAENPTSALPIQVINGDQNVYGLLNRYDIESKCFEITLFSDVEKFEDNAKVITSGLGGKAPKGIYIGTVESSIVSEDGTSKTIRVKPAADFNDLSYVAVVFRSDSNE from the coding sequence TTGAATAATCGTAAAAAACAAAGAAATAAGAGAATAGTTTTAATTATAACGGTAGCAATTGTTGTTTTTTCTACTATATCATTGGTATTTTCAAGAACCCAAGGGGGACTTGAGCGAATGGTCAGCGATTCGATTGCTGCAATAGAGTATTATGTAGTAAAAAAACCAGTTGAATTTGTAAGTAATTTATTTAGTGAATATAATGAGTTAAAAGATGTTTATAAAGAAAATAAGATTTTAAAAGCAAAATTATCATCTTATGCCAGTGTCGAAGTTAATACTGATGTTCTTTCAAAAGAGATTGATGAGTTGAAAAAGATGCTAAATATTGAATATTTGCCAACTGATTATAATGTTAAGACAACATCATTTGTTCGTGAAAGTGATGATTGGAATAACGAAATTACAATTGATTTAGGAAGTTTGGCTGGAGTTAGCAAAGATATGGTCGTAATTTCTTCAAAAGGAATGATTGGTAAGGTTACTTCGGTTACAGAAGTGACGGCGCGAGTTCAGTTATTAACAGCAGAGAATCCTACTTCTGCATTACCGATTCAAGTTATTAATGGTGATCAAAATGTTTATGGACTTTTAAATCGTTATGACATTGAGTCAAAATGTTTTGAAATTACTCTATTTAGTGATGTTGAAAAATTTGAAGATAATGCCAAAGTAATAACTTCTGGCTTAGGTGGGAAAGCGCCTAAAGGAATTTATATTGGAACTGTAGAAAGTTCTATTGTTTCTGAAGATGGAACATCAAAAACAATTAGAGTTAAGCCGGCAGCAGATTTTAATGATCTGTCATATGTTGCGGTAGTGTTTAGGAGCGATAGTAATGAATAA
- the rplU gene encoding 50S ribosomal protein L21: MYAIIETGGKQLKVEAGDTIFVEKLDVEAGEKVVFDKVLAVGDKTMKLGAPYVKGATVEATVEKQGKEKKVVIYKYNAKKHYHKKQGHRQPYTKLVINTINKTAKKAAEETAEA, encoded by the coding sequence ATGTACGCAATTATTGAAACAGGTGGAAAACAATTAAAAGTTGAAGCCGGAGATACTATCTTTGTAGAAAAATTAGATGTTGAAGCAGGAGAAAAAGTTGTTTTTGATAAAGTATTAGCTGTAGGCGATAAAACAATGAAATTAGGTGCTCCTTATGTAAAAGGTGCTACTGTTGAAGCTACTGTTGAAAAACAAGGTAAAGAAAAGAAAGTTGTTATTTATAAATATAACGCTAAAAAACATTACCACAAAAAACAAGGTCATAGACAACCTTATACAAAATTAGTAATCAATACAATTAATAAAACTGCTAAAAAAGCTGCTGAAGAAACTGCAGAAGCTTAA
- a CDS encoding site-2 protease family protein, whose protein sequence is MKSIKGWSDWYIHPFTLIYLIAAWLNDNLFAYLSALFIVCTHEFGHYYFAKKFNFEIEKVEIFPFGAFLSLNDYGTHHIIEELVIVMAGLSTHLGMFIVIKVFFDSEYLLAVNQLVFVFNLLPIYPLDGSKILLLVFSLFKDYYRAVKLQIKVSIFSLSVLIVLYNQMGYILVYFYLLYINYQYIKEFRYIIIRLYLKRMHDNQYHRLKINHDYRFYRPYENYYLIGGNGYSEKEVLQYLIKNLKSN, encoded by the coding sequence ATGAAGAGTATCAAAGGATGGAGTGATTGGTATATCCATCCTTTTACTTTGATTTATCTAATCGCTGCTTGGTTAAATGACAATTTATTTGCTTATTTGAGTGCTTTGTTTATTGTCTGTACTCATGAATTTGGACACTATTATTTTGCTAAAAAATTTAATTTTGAAATTGAGAAAGTTGAGATTTTCCCTTTTGGAGCTTTTTTGAGTTTAAATGATTATGGGACTCATCATATTATTGAAGAACTGGTAATAGTCATGGCGGGTCTATCTACTCATTTGGGAATGTTTATAGTAATAAAAGTATTTTTTGATAGCGAATATTTATTGGCAGTTAACCAATTAGTATTTGTTTTTAATCTCTTACCGATTTATCCTCTTGATGGATCAAAAATATTATTACTAGTTTTTTCATTATTTAAAGATTATTATCGAGCAGTCAAGTTACAAATTAAAGTTTCAATTTTTTCTTTATCAGTTTTGATTGTATTATATAATCAAATGGGATATATCTTAGTTTATTTTTATTTGCTCTATATAAATTATCAATATATTAAAGAGTTCCGTTATATAATTATCAGATTATATTTGAAAAGGATGCATGATAATCAATATCATCGGCTTAAAATTAATCATGACTACCGTTTTTACCGCCCATATGAAAATTATTATTTGATTGGTGGGAATGGTTATAGTGAAAAAGAAGTACTTCAATATTTAATAAAAAACTTAAAAAGTAATTGA
- a CDS encoding LysM peptidoglycan-binding domain-containing protein, with amino-acid sequence MQKIYFEKWIDLNHQLNELLSLSVDESINYKIESVGVRAVGSLIVKGEYNGNHKFDENIELDVLATFDKIVDQRDFNIKVEDFDYFIKDGNIQIKIEVGIHGVVEGEDRYVRDEHLGHDEALEEIENLIKDTEPANASIEQLVRAKPVEVQETGPVTPAYVAQAKQPESKPMAAETTTSTVKEIKAVAKEMDNHPKNLETSKVAVIPQKSESSVHAAKEPAVHMTKEPMAHVAKEAAVMEVSKKETAMAEEISEQLQEKVYQSKSRPIFQDTSDSVGTYYLYIVKENDSYSEVATRYSVEEEIIRNYNQDKALEAGSVLIIPYVP; translated from the coding sequence ATGCAAAAGATATATTTTGAAAAATGGATTGATTTAAATCATCAATTGAATGAATTATTATCATTATCAGTAGATGAGTCTATTAATTACAAGATTGAAAGTGTAGGCGTTCGAGCAGTAGGAAGTTTAATTGTTAAAGGAGAGTATAATGGCAATCATAAATTTGATGAAAATATTGAATTAGATGTATTGGCAACATTTGATAAGATTGTTGATCAGCGAGATTTCAATATTAAAGTTGAAGATTTTGATTATTTTATTAAAGATGGAAATATCCAAATTAAGATTGAAGTAGGTATTCATGGGGTGGTAGAAGGAGAAGATCGATATGTACGGGATGAGCATCTTGGGCATGATGAAGCACTTGAAGAAATTGAAAACTTAATCAAGGATACTGAACCAGCTAATGCTTCAATTGAGCAATTAGTTCGAGCTAAACCTGTCGAAGTCCAAGAAACTGGGCCAGTAACTCCAGCTTACGTTGCTCAAGCAAAGCAGCCAGAAAGTAAGCCGATGGCTGCTGAAACTACGACTTCAACAGTAAAAGAGATAAAAGCAGTGGCAAAAGAAATGGATAATCATCCTAAAAACTTAGAAACATCAAAAGTTGCTGTAATACCGCAGAAATCAGAGTCATCAGTACACGCAGCAAAAGAACCGGCTGTTCATATGACCAAAGAACCAATGGCACATGTTGCTAAAGAAGCTGCTGTAATGGAAGTCAGTAAAAAAGAAACAGCTATGGCTGAGGAGATTAGTGAACAACTTCAAGAAAAGGTTTACCAAAGCAAGTCACGACCAATTTTTCAAGACACTAGCGATAGTGTGGGAACTTATTACTTATATATAGTTAAAGAAAATGATAGTTATAGTGAAGTGGCGACCCGTTATAGTGTGGAAGAAGAAATAATCCGCAATTATAACCAAGATAAGGCTCTAGAAGCCGGCAGTGTCTTAATCATTCCATATGTTCCATGA
- the yihA gene encoding ribosome biogenesis GTP-binding protein YihA/YsxC, which translates to MVKIKKAEYVLSAAWKSQWPEESFPEMCLAGRSNVGKSSFINAMLNHNGLAKVSGTPGKTRTLNFFNVNDALYFVDVPGYGYAKVNDSITKQFGKTMDEYITLRSTLRGFILLVDYRHKPTKDDVLMYEFVKHHDVPVMVVATKEDKLKRNDLKKNEKIIKDTLGFHPEDKFVRFSSLRKKGIEEAWNFIYELCDINFN; encoded by the coding sequence ATGGTAAAAATAAAGAAAGCAGAATATGTTTTATCCGCAGCATGGAAAAGTCAATGGCCAGAAGAAAGTTTTCCTGAAATGTGTTTGGCGGGACGTAGTAATGTTGGTAAAAGCAGTTTTATTAATGCAATGTTAAATCATAATGGTTTAGCTAAAGTTTCAGGAACTCCAGGAAAGACAAGAACATTAAATTTTTTTAATGTCAATGATGCATTATATTTTGTTGATGTTCCTGGTTATGGTTATGCTAAAGTTAATGATAGTATTACTAAGCAATTTGGTAAGACAATGGATGAATACATAACTTTACGTTCAACTTTAAGAGGATTTATTTTATTAGTTGATTATCGTCATAAACCGACTAAAGATGATGTGCTGATGTATGAATTTGTTAAACATCATGATGTTCCGGTAATGGTCGTGGCAACCAAAGAAGATAAATTAAAAAGAAATGATCTGAAAAAGAATGAAAAAATTATCAAAGATACTTTGGGGTTTCATCCTGAAGATAAATTTGTTCGTTTTTCAAGCTTAAGGAAAAAAGGAATTGAAGAAGCATGGAACTTTATCTATGAGCTATGCGATATTAATTTTAATTAG
- the radC gene encoding RadC family protein produces the protein MKLKNYPLEERPREKAFHHGIESLNNIELLALVLRTGNKQESAIELAQRVINEIGGFRYLHDINYYQLIQIKGIKQAKAIEVLAIIEIAKRLDKQPVAMSAIKEPRDGYELLKNQLMFEQQEKVIVLCLNSRLEVIKEKTVFIGGNNISIISGRELFKEALICGSNRVMVVHNHPSGNPEPSIEDIEATERLYSMAKELDIDVVDHLIIGRSRFYSFASNKIIEV, from the coding sequence ATGAAATTAAAAAACTATCCATTGGAAGAACGACCGCGCGAAAAAGCCTTCCATCACGGAATTGAAAGCCTAAATAATATTGAATTATTAGCATTAGTCTTAAGAACTGGAAATAAGCAAGAATCAGCGATTGAATTGGCTCAACGTGTTATAAATGAAATTGGGGGTTTTCGTTATTTGCATGATATCAATTATTATCAGTTGATTCAGATTAAAGGAATCAAACAAGCTAAAGCAATAGAAGTTTTAGCTATTATTGAAATTGCTAAACGTTTGGATAAACAGCCTGTGGCTATGTCAGCTATTAAAGAACCGCGTGATGGTTATGAATTGTTGAAAAATCAATTAATGTTTGAACAGCAGGAAAAAGTGATTGTATTATGTTTAAATTCACGCTTAGAGGTAATTAAAGAAAAAACCGTATTTATTGGTGGGAATAACATATCTATTATTAGTGGGAGAGAGCTGTTTAAAGAAGCATTGATCTGTGGTAGTAATCGTGTGATGGTCGTTCATAATCATCCTTCGGGTAATCCTGAACCATCAATTGAAGATATTGAAGCAACCGAGCGCCTATATAGTATGGCAAAAGAATTAGATATAGATGTAGTTGACCATTTAATTATTGGTCGTAGTAGATTTTATAGTTTTGCTTCAAATAAGATTATTGAAGTTTAA